The DNA segment ttgaggtggggttttggttttttttgtttggagAAAGATGAACAGAGCATTGCCGGAGATGTTGCACTGTTTGAACACTGCCGGGAACTGTTCTGATACTCTCAGTGTTCTTGAGAGGCAGAGAGCTCGTTTGAAATGGCAGCAAGATCAGCTTttgcagcagcagcagcagccaTTAAATCAGAGCTGTTTCAATAGGGTGGATTACGGCGGCGGATTTCCGTCGCCGGTGTCTGTTCCGGCGGATTACCTAACGGGGTTTCCGGGGTTCATGAGTGGCAGCGGCGGCAGTGGAGGTGCTGGGTTGTCACTTGTTGAGATGGTAATGGGGGCAGTGAAGCCTGACCCTGGGTTGGAAGATGGGTGGTCTGGAATGAGCAAGTTTGATCCTTCTTTGTTGCTGAATGGCACTGCTTATGAAATAAATTCTTCTCTCTCTAGAACATCCAGCTGCCCGCCGGCTGTGGCTCCTACGGTGGTGGAGAAGATGGGGTCGGTGGCTGGAAGAGAGACCTTCAAGAAAAGGAAAGCTGAGAAAGTTCACAACACAACCAACAACAATAATAGCAGCAAGGCAAGTTTGTATAACATGATCTTTCTCTGTTTCAAAACTTTTCTCCATTGTTTCTTTTGCAAAACCCAAAAGCAGCTCTAAATTTTCAAACCCAGATGAGAAAAATGGTCAAATGTTTCAAAAAGTTGAAACTAAATCAATGGGGATTTGCAGGTGACTGTAGAAGAAGATAACAACAGTAGTAAGGAGAAGAGGATCAAAGCAAGTTCAGAAGAAGGAGAATTATCTAAAACCACAGATCAAAACAGCACCAAAAACAACTCGACCACAACCACAACAAACAACAACAGAGAAACTTCAGCTGATACCTCAAAAGAAAACTCCAAAGCTTCAGAGGTTCAAAAGCCTGATTACATTCATGTCAGAGCTCGCCGTGGCCAAGCTACTGATAGCCATAGCTTAGCTGAAAGAGTATGCTAAAAGAAAACCCATTTTCTTCTTATGGGTTGCTCTTTCTTTCATTGATTTGTTTGTTTCTTGATCGTTTTGGGGGATTATCTTTTTAACCAATCAAGTTATTTATGGTTTTATGTAGGCTAGAAGGGAAAAAATCAGTGAGAGAATGAAGTACTTGCAAGATTTAGTACCAGGATGCAATAAAATCACTGGAAAAGCTGGAATGCTGGATGAGATCATAAactatgttcaatctcttcaaagACAAGTTGAGgtaaaactaaaaaccaaatttcTTAATCTCTAAACTTGAAAACAGTGGGAAAATAAACTTGCcctgaaattcaaaattctctCTGTGGCATTTTCACAAACAGTTCTTGTCCATGAAGTTAGCTGCTGTAAATCCAAGGTTAGACTTCAATGTCGATGATCTCTTCAACAAAGAGgtaaacaaacaaaacaatttccaatttccaaaaCTCGATTAATCAGATTaaaatcaacaacaacaaccagaACCTAACATTTTCCCgggaaacaaacaaacaaacaggTTTTCCCACCATCTTGCACCACCGCAAATTTCCCGGCGATCGGCGGAATGTCATCGGAGATGACAGATCCTTCTTCCTTCTTACAATTCAATCCAAATAATCAACCAATGGTCTCATGTTGTGGATTAGAAATGGGAATCAATACCTCCGATGTCGCTCTTCGAAGAACAATCAGCGCCCCTGTTTCTTTCCCGGAAAATTTCCTCGATTCATCTTGCCTCACCGTAAGTTCTCCATCCTTTTACTTCAATTTCCGCCCATTTTCGATTAAGTTCCGATCGGTTTGAGTTCCTAATAACAtcaaatcaatcaatcaatGCAGCAATTTCAACCCTCTTCAGGGTGGGATGTGGATTTGCAGAATCTATACAATGTGGGTTTTGATCAAGGAAGATCATCAAACGCCTTTTCATCTCAACCATATACAGGTAAAGATAGAATTGAACTGTGTAGTCAAttatccttcttcttctacttttttcTATGGTGACTTGAGAAAGAAATTCAAAGTAATGAAAAAAAGtggatatttaaaattgatgattGAGACATTCCTATGGTCCCTTTATCAAATTCATTGCTAAAATTATTATCATATAAGGTTATCATCTATCTTTGTGCGGCCTATTCTAATTAcacaaaaaatctaaaaatatttatataaaaaatacttACATAAATCAGGACTACATTTATACTTGTGCAATTCACACAAATATCcaatcacaatttttttttttcactttattATTGAAGAGGATGCATGGACACACTACACTATTATTCTAAAACAAAAGTTATCACATGACAAACTATAAATATGACTtaaaatatatctaaatatttttctaattctaATCCTTAAAGAATTGTAGGGATCTTTTTGTCATGTCCATCTACAATCTTTCCACCAATTTTGCACTATTTTTCCTAATGGTTGTCCACCACTTCCAATAATGCCAAACTTAGGATGAAGTTTGATttatgttttgaaaactaacTTTGTTTATCTATCATGAAATCCAAAACGTATTTGTTTCTTTAACTTAGGAGTTACGTTCGAATCAATATGATaacatattcatataaataatgaGATTGATAAAGCTGTGAATAGTGATTTCAGATGTAcaataattttaatctttacGAAACGAACTAAAAAACAGCGACGTTGAAAGTAGTTTGTAAATGAAGTTGATGGGTATGATGAATGTTTTCAAATGGAGTCATTGTCGTGGATGACTTTGTATCCTGTATCATTATAGTTATTGTTTGTTGAAGAAACGTTTTCAGTAATCTAAAGGaaatttgttattgtttttgttggAGTTGCAATCAATGTTCTAAAACTTGAATGTTTCTTAAAATTTGTTTTGTAGGTTCAATTGAAGGAGGCAATATAAAGATGGAAATGTGAAGTAGGTAGCTAGAGCCTAGATCCATCCATCTTCACCCTTTCATGAGATTCAATCAAAAATATTAGTCTCTTATTTGCTTCAATTCCATatctatatattcttttttcttttcccaaaGTATATAACTAgctcatataaatatatataatatatatattttgtatgtATACATCCGGCTCAATTTGAATAAGAGTAGCATAAATTAACCACAATATTCTTCCTTGTACTAATCTCATCAACTTTaaatttgaactttaaaaaaaaaaccaactaaTTCTAAAAGGATTCAAACCATATAACTTCTTGTAAAGTTAACCTAAATTTAGTTGTACTAATGTTAACTTTTTACGTAACACCAACAAATGTTAAATTCTCTTTAGAGCCAATTTGTAGATGCGGTGACTTTGTAACCATCTCAAATTGATGAGACCTAAAAACGTGAATTTAAGGACTGCAATTTCTATAGAAATGCAAATTTTGGTCTATTGTTAAAATTTTGTGATCCTATGACTTTTCTCAAACGTCAAATCACATATAGATCTCATCAATTTGAGATAGGTGAGACTCAAGATTGCGAATGAGCAAATTAACATTGGCCGATGCTTTGTGATGCAAGCAAAATGTtagttttcattatttttagaatttgagtcATTTAATATTAGAACAACCAAATTTGAGTCTTCCATACAAAAATCTCCTTATTTatcttgtaattttaatttgtatatataaaaaaaaaaaaagacgtaTACTATGCATTAACTATTGATGAGATCTGTAGTGGTTCGAATCTGCTACcttatttttctaaaagataatgtaaaattttataacatttaatatTGAAAAGGAAAGactacaaataaaataacattttaaaagttattgaGAGTACATCTGTTTATATCTTGTCCCTACTCGATGAATAtttgacatctattttgtaacCCCTCCGATGGGATCCTTATTTTCTCGGATGAGCTCATGTCCTCCTcgataaaaaaaacattataaacATCTATTaatgattgttttcaaataaagaaaaatggaccaacttatttataaatatagcaaaacatCTATTAATGGATGGATGTCTATCGTGGCCTATCGTAGTCTATCACGATCTaacattgatagacaatgacattttgctatacatgaaaatattttcaacaattttaccatttaaaataattatccaaaaaaaccACTCTTCCATcacaaaattcaatattaaacGAAAACATgatattaaatagtttaaaaaaaaattgagatgaaGAATGAAAAAAACAACCAATCCTtcgtaaaaaatgaaaaagtccCTTTGGAAGTagaataattttcatttaatatttaTGGTTAAGATAATCTTATTCAAGCCTATTAGTTTAATGAAACAAATAATTCTTAAAATAATTCTTAGTGTCCCATGAAAGACATGGGACAATGAGTTTTATTTGAAGATGTTAACAATTGACAATGATGTAAGTATAAAATTGATTGAGAGATCATGCTAAAAATTGCTAGGTTTTGATTATGATGTTAACAATAACATCCATGTGTTAGGatattatttagttaattaagtataagaacaaacaaataatatattttttttaccccAACGTAGTTTCTAGCATATTATATCTTTTATTGTGTCAAAAAAGCATATGCATATCTTTGTAAGTACGTCAAGcgtttgtatatatttataaagttacatagaaattaaaaaaaaaaatcaagtttataCTCATTAAAATGAGAAATAGTTTTTCTATTGACCAACAATGAAAAAGCAGAGAGAAAACAAATTGCAAATTTAATTAACAAACAATCATTTATATAATCGACAGAGCGTTATAGATAAAGACATATGAGACATGTTGATTTGTCATGAAAATGATAGAACGGTTAgataatcaaaatattttcctCGTTCAAAACAAGTTAGTGGATGCACTTTCCATTATTTTAGCAAAAGCTTTATTACAATTTGGGTCAACATTATTAAGAAAAACGATCGATGTTTTTTATCACTTAAAAAACGTACCTATTTTACAAAACGACTAAAACACACCAAtgtaatatcaaattatttaatgtgaaaattgaaacattttaaTACCTTAATTCTAGATTGAAAATTTCCCAAATTATTCAATTGaaataattgttattaaaaaaaaaaaaaaagaaaagttcatTGAGCTGAACATATGGGACCATTAAAGTTAAAATGCAAGCCACTTGCATCAAGTTGGTCTTATGGAGCCTCAACTTTGGGTTCACTTTCACACCGCCTACAATAGCGACTGGACCGGGCCCAGCCCGGCCCAACTTTGTTGATCCACAAGATCTCTTTTGATTGGATTTTTGAAATACCAAATGTGCCCTTTCACTATCATTGGGTCCATTACTATTTTATTTCATTgttcatacttcatactttataataatattatcatTATATAAATGTTTCATTTTTATATCTTTTGATGTCAAAATCATCAATTAATCATATTCCATGAAATATATtgttgttataatatataaaattttatatctcATGAAGTGAGagtcaaattataatttttccCCATTTTATAGacgattttaatttatttaaatttattatgtaAGTTTAACTTACaaatataacttaattataaaattttaaaaatacaatttaTGTATAAGAAAGTTTAAATTAAACTGAAAGAAGAGAATAACTTTGgaataaattttagtttatatgaaaataattaattaatcattattagCTAAAATATATTGTactattcaaaataatttcaataaaatattgcAAAAAAGACAAACGTAAACTTTGatttggataatttaattatccacttaatttcaaattttaatttaaattaaaaaaatatatttttaaaatttctttaaaaccTTCATATTACTTATTTAATTGGGTTGACAGgagaaataacaaaatttaaagtttcatttaaaaaaaatgacaaaaaggtttcaaaattgtaaaaatagcaaaataaatttaaataatagaaaatacaaaTTGATAAATGACCAAACTACCTCAAAAACTAACAAATTGAGTACAAATAGTCAATGCTTCAAAAACAACTCAAAAACTGCACCACTCTATCTAAGCTTCTAgaagcaaaaaaataaaaataaaaataaaaaattacaatctcaactaaaaactaaaaaaccaaTAGCATGGTCAAAATCTTATAAACGGTTCGAAAATCTAAAAACTCGCCAATATGGGCCTCACCGAGAAACAATTGGCGGCTGCTTCTTCAATGGACGATCACGATGGTGTGTCTGTGGTGCGATAGTCATCGCTGGTGGCATGCGACTGCTTAGAGAACCAGTTGATATGAGCAAAATAAGATTTGATAGTCATGAAAACCGAAATGTAGTACAGAGGGTGATGGTTAGAGAAGAAAGAATGGAAGGTTCTAAAGAAGGTGACCCAAAATGTGACTTTTGTGAGGAGGGTATGCTAGCATAGATTTTAAAGGAGAATTTGTCGAGATGTTATGGATACAAGCTTGCTGCAAATGAGAAATAGGaaagagagaaataaaagaatgggATAAGAGGGAGGTAAAGTagaattagattttttttaaaatatatatatatttttgaatatGTAGGGAAGAAAGTGCttaaatttttttcacaaaaattataaatatattgcaACTTTGGAaataagggtttttttttttttttaatgatacaatataaaataaatcttatcaaaataataaataggtaATAAAAAGTAATAACATACACACAAAAAActaatataataacaaaatctataaacaaataataaaaaaagataaaatagaatCTGATAACAAAAGATAGATTCAAATAGATATTGTTGGAGAAAAATTGTGagtcaaacattcttttagtgtatttaattagcataatgcaCATGTTCTCAAGCCAATCAATTGTTTAGTTCCTgcatctatcgcttagctctaGCGACTCATCATGTAGATCAATCGTTTAGTCAACGATCTCGCGCATAGGCTATCATTTAGCTACCGCGcccatcgtttacctccatcgtttagtgTTGACGCCTTATCGTCTAATGCATTCGCCTATCGCTTAACGTCATCACCTATAGCTTAGCAttccgcctatcgtgtagcgcgtctgctcatcgtctagcgcaacacggctatcgtctagcgctcaaGCCCATTGCGTAGTGCCATcgtgtatacgatcgtctagcgcctgtctcttatacacatctagatgtgtataagagacagcgagAGGATCTACACCACGGACGACTGGGTGCGACTTCAGATCCGAGCCAGATCTACACCACGACAGACTCTTCAcccactgtctcttatacacatctagatgtgtataagagacaggattcGGGTGACTTCAGATCTGGGTGACTGGGTGCGGCCGACGACGGACGAATGAGAGGATCTACACCACGGACGACTGGGTGCGACTTCAGATCCGAGCCAGATCTACACCACGACAGACTCTTCAcccactgtctcttatacacatctagatgtgtataagagacagactttaGATCGAGCGACAAACGGCGGCACATGGATCCGAGCGATTGGGTGCGGCCGATAATGGACGAATGAGAGGATCTACACCACGGACGACTGGGTGCGACTTCAGATCCGAGCCAGATCTACACCACGACAGACTCTTCACCCACAATCGATGGATGAATGGCAAGGGTTTGAAAGAGAAAAGTGAGAAAGAAGAAGGTTTGAAGagggaagtgtgagaatgaaaggaaaaagaaaatagggagagagtgaagagggaaaaatgaaaaaatggggGGAAATAGAAAATAGGGAGAGAGGGAAGAGGGAAAAATTAAgcgggtctttaatgtcgatttaaaatgGACATTAAAGGTGcccctacaatgtcggtttaaaactgacattaaagaccgcttttaaaaaaaaaacaaaatcgatATTATACAtctgatttcacttttttcaaccaacattaaagcccaaaattcttgtagtgtataactgcagtgagaagagtgcaactatgggtctttagtggagtgcacccacagttaacgaatattatGTACTTGGTttatgagtttagccaattaatctcatattgttagagcttctgatctgtaggtccatcaggtcctcttcctagctcgtaaagggaattgaggtaGCTATGCTTTGAATagagtttaaaatgttcaaattcacttagggaaataatataatgtataatgatacgttataatataaaatttacattttaaactttataatataaatttatttttggatataattcaaaattaatttatatgagaattaaatatttgaaggagttcatgGTGTCCCCTCTAGGTAAGAATTGGTGCCTCACATATTAATGAACTAGATTCAGATTGAAACTGCAGGtgaaaattaatgtgtatttgatgcactttaaaactctaggttatgagagaaatacaattaaattttatccaaatataatccaaattaaatatttgatatcaaattggagataatttaattggagaattagataattatttaatttagtttaatttaattaaaattatagagtatgtgagagatgtttcttttaatatgatttaaatgaattcattaattaaatctaaattcaattagatttaattaattaaattaattaagtaattccCACATAGGGAAATTATCTAAAAAAGTGGATGGTTCCATGTTTCTCTCCCGCTCTATCTtggttgataaaaaaaaatggttttggccatagagaaaaaaagaaagaaaaatcctACACGTAACCTTTTTACTTCTATCAAAGAAAATTTCTcgttcttcctttcttttttctagTTCAATTGGTTCACACAAACCAAAAATTACCAAAGGTATTTCAAAGAATAAGAAGGTTGCTCTTTAGGTGATGTGCTAA comes from the Benincasa hispida cultivar B227 chromosome 5, ASM972705v1, whole genome shotgun sequence genome and includes:
- the LOC120078613 gene encoding transcription factor bHLH63-like, translated to MNRALPEMLHCLNTAGNCSDTLSVLERQRARLKWQQDQLLQQQQQPLNQSCFNRVDYGGGFPSPVSVPADYLTGFPGFMSGSGGSGGAGLSLVEMVMGAVKPDPGLEDGWSGMSKFDPSLLLNGTAYEINSSLSRTSSCPPAVAPTVVEKMGSVAGRETFKKRKAEKVHNTTNNNNSSKVTVEEDNNSSKEKRIKASSEEGELSKTTDQNSTKNNSTTTTTNNNRETSADTSKENSKASEVQKPDYIHVRARRGQATDSHSLAERARREKISERMKYLQDLVPGCNKITGKAGMLDEIINYVQSLQRQVEFLSMKLAAVNPRLDFNVDDLFNKEVFPPSCTTANFPAIGGMSSEMTDPSSFLQFNPNNQPMVSCCGLEMGINTSDVALRRTISAPVSFPENFLDSSCLTQFQPSSGWDVDLQNLYNVGFDQGRSSNAFSSQPYTGSIEGGNIKMEM